In Anticarsia gemmatalis isolate Benzon Research Colony breed Stoneville strain chromosome 4, ilAntGemm2 primary, whole genome shotgun sequence, the DNA window GAATTCAACCCCACgaacttaattttttaaaacacgAATGTTGATATTGTGCTTTATTATTATCGTACTCAGGTCATATATGGATCTAACACTTATACAAAtctaaaactcatataaaaagggTGTTTTACAGCATCATGTAAAATGAGCCAATATGGGCCGACGACCAATAAATTAGATATCCTTTTTCTGCTTGTAACTTATAAACACCAAATGCTTTTATAATCATTGTTTACGCTTTGACACTCTGACCAACCTATAGGAACTGAATTTCCctgtttaatataaacaaaaactaaatataccCATGTCCCGCTACAACAGCAGGTATGAACCCTTCACTACCATCTCGTTTCTTCACATAAAACCATTCAGCATCCACATCAGTCTCAACCCCCCCACCTTGGACTAACACGACAACATCCCCTTTCTGAACACTTAAAGTTTTATTCAACACACTGCCTTTATAATCACAATTCACTACTAACAATGTCTGTCGCACTTGTTTGAACGTCTTTTCCTTATCCAATTTGTCTACTGAACAAACAGATTTGGTCTTTAAGTATAAAGTATCAAAGTCTTTTTCCGCGCAGGAGTTTTTCGTTCGCCGTCTATTTGGGTAGCGGCATTCTGAACGTGTTCTACCACGCAGTTGTTCTTTCTCTGTGTCAGTGAGGTTGCCGCAAGGACGCGGGTAGATGTCAGTACTGCTTTCCCAGCATGGCGTCTTCTTTTGTGGTGATGTTCTGGAATATTCGAAGGATAAGTCAGTTTctagatatacatacataatatcacccctattatacctgaaggtgtagacagaggtgtatgaaatacactcacgtttcgccattagcAATCGTAGTGTCATGTAATAGCGGGCAGGCCTACTGCTATTTACCGGGTACGTAACCATACTTTAAGCTACTATTGAGCAATATTCTAAATGAATTAGTAAAGACCAACAGtattttgcccgacccgggaatcgatcTAAggcctcatgatcagcagtcggatgcACTACAAACAGGCTGCAGAAGCAGTCAGCTATCTATAAGATTAGTTAATGACGAAACATGTCGACGTTTGTCTAGTAATTTTTTGAGCTAAGTTTTTTCCCGTTATAAATCTATTTGTGACGTTTTAAATCGCTAAGTGTCCATGCTCAATTACCAGTATAAAATGTCCACTTAGTGCACCAATTATGCCTATTAGGTTGCTAATATTTCAAGACAGCAAGCGAAATTGCATTATAATTAGCTGTTCATCCTATCCGGTTTCGTGCTTTTacgcatatatttttttatgatatctaCGCCGTATCTTGCTATTTCGATTCTTCGATCAAATACATCATACGTTAAGAAAACGGAACTCCAGTTATTTTGGCTGGtagaagaatttttatttagctAAAAGCTTATGACCGTCTCTCGTCtttgatatgtatgtatgttatttctCTAACAGAAAAAAATCTCCCACTTAACCTAGATACCATTTAATGTAACgatataagtatgtaggtatataagtatttttatcagttatttggttaccatagtacaagctcttcttagtttggaatcaaatgaccgtgtgtgagttgtccaatgatattaatttttttaggaGGCTACCTACCTATTAGGCAGTATTCCCAGCGGCAGGCATGCGCTATACAGCACATACCCTTCCTCACCGTGCGGTGTTTGCGCATACAACCATTGTTCATTCTTGAACACTGCATTCACGACCGTTCCGAGCGGCAACGTTAGTTCTTGCTGGGATTCCTTCTGCGTTTGGTACAGAGTACTTGGATAGGCGATCACCACTGGTATGTTTCCTGGACGGTCTATAGACGCCTGAAagagaaaataaacaattttgagtcTCCAGATTTCAACAGGTTGCAGAATACTCGGGTGAATCATTTTCTTTTCTCATGCGCACTCCTTTCTAACGTTTCTTGTGTTTATATTTCGCAATTTTCGCCTTATGGTCATCGGCTAGTTGCTTTCAGatgtatataagtaagtaactACTCGAATAACTTGAAGTAAAAGCGTTTACATTTCCGGTGTTTTGTCTTTTCACGgacatatatttacaaaattgatTTAATGGGTGTGTCGCGTGTTATCGTCACAGCTTGAATTTCACAAACTACTGTGTTAATACACACGATAGTGTTGACACAAACTTAGTAGCTTTACAAGATTCGCATAATCTTCAATGTGACCCTAGTTAATGTGATAACGAGTAAACAGTGCAGTGGAAACAGTCTTTTAATAGGAGTTTAATAGAGCAAACGATAAATCGTCAAAACAACAATCACCATAATAATATCAAGAAAATATAACCGCGGAGTtcaaaagcaatatttatttgttttcgctATACATCAAATATAACATGTTAActcataaaatgtaatttccTTGGAAAGTTCTAATTTCGCACACCTACAAACTGGACTCTTATACCTCGAAGGCTTTTAAGAGGCATAAGTTGTTGTACATATTCACGAACACGGTCACCCGCCCACAGTTGTCCGTACATGgtaatttaagtatttactGTACTCGCCTTAGGTCACTATTGAGATCTTTTGGTATAAATACTATAACTGTCTCTTTTGTTTAGGCGATAGTGAATAAAACTGATCATGTCATCACGGGTTCCCGGGTCTAGTGGTATTTGCTATAGTGTGTGAAGTGCTATTGGGGTTTGCCAATTTATGCTAGACATTGCTAGAATACGCATAATTGAcatttagtctatatcgctaaTTGATGGTAGCCCCTCGCATGTTCAATTATTGTtatatcaaccacattgtaaatcttttggtgATTGAACAGATCATGGTGATGTCTTACAAAAAAGTCAGTGGCAGGGCATAGTCCTCGTAACTGGTGATCATGTACATATGTCAAGATGTGATGAGAATAAGGCAAGGGAAGATTGCAAGGATcgttccaagtggcgttcttttgtctctgcttactcttatgggaaaaaggcgcgATATGTGTgctgtgtatgtatgtatttctcaACTGGAGCTTTATAACGAGGCCGAAGGGtatatatgacaataggctttCTCTATAGTCTATTAAATGGGACTAggattgtaaatggcgaaacgaaagtgtatttcatacagttCTGTCTACAtctttaggtacctatataacaggcgtgtattatgtatgtaaatactgTAAATACTACTTTTGAACATCAAAACAAGCACTACAAAATTTCAATCATACAACGCTAGCTCATTGACATGTAAATACGAGTTTAAGTAGATTTACCGGTATGTAACAGTTTAAGACAATAAGTAAATAACTTAAACGACAAATAAACGCGGTCGAAGTTGTTGACATGACTAATAAGGTTGTCAAACGTCTTCAAAGATCTACTGAGGTTTGTAGTATCCTGAACATCTAGACTTTCGTTAATAAACCTAGTTTTTAGGGCGTGTTACTTAAAagttaaccctttgaccgccacggtcggctacaCTCGACAAATCAGAGAGCTCACAAcactttcgtcggcaaatgtcgacaaaaatatagcgtctaATAAAGTTAGCGTTGATTGTAATTTTTAGACTATGTCCTAAATCAACGTTTCTTAACCCTTTTCCGAGGCCCCTAGGGAGTCCAGCACTGTTGCAAGGACCAAAAAATACCAGATTAATTTCTTTTAACTTACTtagtaccaaaaaaaaaacttttcataataatgtaaGGTTGGTGCTAAGTAAGCATGACTATTAGGACACTAATTGGCATTTGTTTTAAAGACAGAAATAGAGAGATAAGACAGCGGACCTCCACATGCTCGCGGACCTCAGTTTAAAGACCACTGTCCTAAATTATAGGGGTTGGCAACCCTAGACTTATAGTtgccataaataatattttgcgcGTATTGAAGTATTAACCAAACGGTTTTATGCAAGGCTGTGTAAAGTTTAATTGTACAACGGACATATTACAAGTGGTTATAGTATATGACCGTAAATTGATGTGTGCTCACCGAAATGTGCTCTGTACCTATACCGTTTAGTTTCAGAGGAAActgattttcataaattattttttaccagTGGTAAAAACCGTTGGTcctttatttttcctatttactcatatacagtttcattTATCTAGGAATTCGTGATTTCTTTCTTCTACACTAATTGTTTAATTCAGTTCTAAAAATTCTCCTACATATTTTGATCACGATTTCCCCCCTAAATGAAAAGACTGATATTCATAACAGTCGTTTTAATTTTAGCGGTAGGTAAAACACCTACCGTTTAAGCTTATTTCCAAACACTAAACCGCTTTCCAATTTCTAAACAGACGaactaattaatttgatttgcaaattaacaaacaataatcCCTCGTTAAGTACTTTGGCAATGTTGCTGAAACAACGCTAATCCGAAACTAAcgatgttaataaatatatcagtTTCATCAAaacctgtattttatttattccgtTTTAGTCTTGAAATCTATTGTAAGGGTAATATAGAAGTACGTATGGATTCAGCATCCAATGCAATATGCAATTTCAATATTCTATTTCTACtcaactattacattttctATAACAGTAACCCAACCTACAAAGTTTAAGTAATTCTCTTCATTCAGAGCTCAGTACGAATGACTGAAATTATGTTTTCGATCAGTAAAACGGAGATTTTACgaaaatagataatattaaagtttCGAGGTAAAAACCGTATAggaaaatatcacaaaatacaTTCTGTAAAAGTAGTCGTTGCCCGGCGCCCGTACAAAAGAggtcaatataaattataattaataacaaaacactTATGATTCCGCCTTTAATGTTACGACTTAAACATAAACCTTTGAGTAATTTCCTCTCTTGgaaataaacttattacttttattataagtgCCCCAATCTTAACGCCAATCGTTCATGCGGATTTTATGATTGCGTGGGATAATAAGTATTGTATCGCATACCACTTTGACTATATAGCACGAGATATGTGCTGCCTCAAACCCCTTAAGGCTTTTTAATTTTCTGTTCGACAAAGGTCAAATACAAATTATCGTAACCTCTCAAGACGATTTTTAACCGTCTCCCATGAAATATCGCATTGCCGTCCGAACAGAACTGGCGCAATTAACACCGTAACGTTTAACCTCAacaaagatatattgttgttttaaataaaccgCATTGATGAATGGCTCTCCGCCGCGAGATTATCTTGTAGCCCTATATTACTTTAACTCTAAAAACATTCACTTAAGGGCCATTATCATGAGCgcaactcaaaaataaaatcgcCAGATAATAAGTCCCGAACTCTTCATCCgaatttacaacaaaaacttCGGAAAGAATATCGGAAATTTTAAATGACTTGCAATTTATGCGAAGTCCAATTTTGCGCCAATTTCGCGGCTTACATTGTACAATCGGGTTTATGCTTTAAAGTAACGCACAAAAACCGTACGTACAGCGTAACGTCATAATAACATCGAAGAAATGAATAATGATCGAGATTTACAGGTGCATTTaaattcttttgtaaaaaagaTCCGTTAATATCCGCAATAACGAATGCCAAGAAATGATGAATGACT includes these proteins:
- the LOC142972573 gene encoding uncharacterized protein LOC142972573 isoform X2, with the translated sequence MGLWHSTPLAHRHKSKISLTWVLKENLENAKLTTNKLQTEDRIKSTVIGNDLDKNHNQKLNEIERYRKCKSRDVKDRVVGRNEYYHNLRFRNACEEFANVQDTYSDTSVGTEEYVRKKHRHRHRRKKRHHNGKFGYDIRDLDSFLTEASIDRPGNIPVVIAYPSTLYQTQKESQQELTLPLGTVVNAVFKNEQWLYAQTPHGEEGYVLYSACLPLGILPNRTSPQKKTPCWESSTDIYPRPCGNLTDTEKEQLRGRTRSECRYPNRRRTKNSCAEKDFDTLYLKTKSVCSVDKLDKEKTFKQVRQTLLVVNCDYKGSVLNKTLSVQKGDVVVLVQGGGVETDVDAEWFYVKKRDGSEGFIPAVVAGHGYI
- the LOC142972573 gene encoding uncharacterized protein LOC142972573 isoform X1: MKRIFNKFREKITFKELPPPYSERVIPFDGNEPQELNNTTSAPACEVLDLLANCKISSPTDDNPDSSVEYAEIRDINMGLWHSTPLAHRHKSKISLTWVLKENLENAKLTTNKLQTEDRIKSTVIGNDLDKNHNQKLNEIERYRKCKSRDVKDRVVGRNEYYHNLRFRNACEEFANVQDTYSDTSVGTEEYVRKKHRHRHRRKKRHHNGKFGYDIRDLDSFLTEASIDRPGNIPVVIAYPSTLYQTQKESQQELTLPLGTVVNAVFKNEQWLYAQTPHGEEGYVLYSACLPLGILPNRTSPQKKTPCWESSTDIYPRPCGNLTDTEKEQLRGRTRSECRYPNRRRTKNSCAEKDFDTLYLKTKSVCSVDKLDKEKTFKQVRQTLLVVNCDYKGSVLNKTLSVQKGDVVVLVQGGGVETDVDAEWFYVKKRDGSEGFIPAVVAGHGYI